In Alkalihalobacillus sp. AL-G, the genomic stretch TCAAACGTCGGTGATAACTGCATGGTCCAGAATTCGATTTCTACCTTCTCGTTCTTATCCGAGTCCTTGTCCTTCGAGACCTCATCTGAATTCGAGCATGCCACTGCAAACAATAAGCTCATGATCATCAGTATTGAGAAAAATTTTTTCATGACGATCCCCCTCTGGATTTTTTAATGAGTTATATGCAAACTTACTTTGTCAGAAAGTAAGTGATTGCCTTTTGCAAATTCTGGCGCCAAAATTCCCAGGAATGCTCTTCGTCCTTTTCGACGTACTCAACCTGGACTTGTAAGTGTAGTAGGCGTTTGTTCAGCTTCCGGTTTTCCGTCAGGATCCGGAGTTTCTGACCAGTCAACGGTGATACGAAATCATCTTCCTTAAGACCGACCAATTGATAGACCTTCCAATGCATGACCTGTTCTGGAAGTGATTCACCTAATAGTTTCACTGGTTCATAGGCTGTCGATTGTAACAAGAGATGTGTGAATCGTTCTGGTTGTTCGGCGGCGATACTGACGTTAACGAGTGCTGCAAGTGAATCACCAAGCACTCCGACTTTATGTAGTCCCTTAGTGGACGGTATGTGTGCTGGATAAAACTCCTCATGGAAAAAGGCGACAAACCTTTTATGATCTGCTTGGTTCGGATGATAGTAATGGTACCGAGCCCATGAATCACCTGGGTGGATCATATATGCATCAAGCTGTCCTTTGAAATTGGTCTCCTTCACAACCGTCTGTAAGCTCTGTTCAAAGGATCCAAGCTCCAAATAATCCACTCCATCCTGGACAAACAGGACAACTCGTTCACCAGTTTCACAGCTTTGGTATCCCAAATGGTGAAAGGTGATCTTCTGTTGCAGAATCCGGCTCGAGAAAGCGTTTTCAGTTTTTGTGAAAATAAGTACCACCTCGTCATTTGTGGTTACTATTAATCTATCACAAAATTTCAGAAAAATGAATATATTTTTCAAAAAAATCATTTTGAGTGGAGAAACCCTCCTAAAACGAACCAAATTTATAGTTACAAATTACAACTGTTGTAAATTACCACGGAAAGCTTAGGATTACTTTTAAAAAGTCTTAAAAGCTATGCGATCCAAGGTTTATTAATCGAAATTGAACTTTAAGAATAATATCGAAAGAAAATCTCCTTTACGCCACCTTCCCTTAAAATCTTTAAAGTGGTGTTTTAATCCATCACGATTCCCTAATAGAAATTCGACTTTCTTCGGGCGGATGCAGACTATTATACTCTTACAAATTTCGACTAAGGAAAGAACATCTTTTAACGGAAAAATAAGAACACCTCCAAACCATTTTCAAATGATTTGAAGGTGTTCAATTGTAAATCCCACCTATTAACTTCCTATTCACCTACAAACTTCGGCTCCCGCTTATCAAAAAATGCTTCTGTTCCCTCTACTTTATCTTTTGTTCCAAACAATACTGCTTGGAGGGCTTTCTCTAACGCCAAGCCGGTTGAAAGATCAGCTGTCGCACTCTCATTTAGAGCAATCTTAGCTAATTTTAAAGCGACAGGAGGCTTACTGGCTAGTTCAGATGCCAGCGAATAAACCTTATCCATCAGGAATTCATGCTCTACAACTTCATTCACTAAACCGATCCGATAGGCCTCATCTGCACTTATGATTTTACCTGTTAGGATAAGCTCCTTTGCATGCTGTAACCCAACAATTTTCGTTAGTTGTTGGGTCCCCCCTCCAGCGGGCAGGATACCAAGATTGATTTCAGGCTGACCCATTTTCGCCCTACTGCTTGCAATTCTAAAGTCACAAGCAGTCATCAATTCGCACCCTCCCCCAAGTGCGTAGCCGTTTACAGCTGCGATGATCGGTTTATATGATTTGTAAAGTTCGAGCAATACATCCTGAACTGCCGATCCGTAGATATCAAGTGGTTTTCTATCCTTGATCCATTTTATATCTGCCCCAGCTGCGAATGATTTATCTCCTGCACCAGTCAAGACAATCACTCTTACCTCCCCATCATCATTTAAATGCCTGATGGCTGCTCTTAACTCTTCCCAGCTTTCTACATCTAATGAATTCCGTTGCTCAGGCCGGTTTATGGTTATCGTCCCGATATTGTTCTGGACATCAATTAACAGGTGTTTTCGTTCCATCTCTTAGAGCCTCGCTTTGAGTTGAGTAGTCATATACTCCTCTTCCGGTTTTCTTTCCTAATCGACCTGCCTTCACATACTTCACTAGTAATGGACTCGGACGAAAACGTTCACCTAATGTACTATGCAAATACTCAAGGTTGCTCAATCTCGTATCCAAGCCGACCATATCCCCTAATTTAAACGGTCCCATAGGATAATTAAGCCCTAGCTCTATCGCCCGATCGATTTCTTCCGGCGTTCCTACTCCTTCCATTAACATGTTAAAAGCTTCGTTCCCTACTAGACTGCTGATTCTGCTTGTAACAAATCCAGGGAATTCATTGACTATCACCGTTTCTTTTTTCATATTTACGGCGACCGTCTTTGTAATTTCACTCGTTTCATCGCTCGTTTCCAGTCCCCTTATTATTTCAACAAGCTTCATTTTTGGTACTGGATTGAAGAAGTGCATTGCAATCACTTTATCTGGACGTTTTGTAAAAGCACCAATTTCTGTAGGGCTCATTGTTGAGGTATTTGTTGCAAGTACAGTATCAGAGGGGCAGTGTTCGTCCAATGTTTCGAATACCGTTCTCTTAATTTCTATTTTTTCAGGGACGGCTTCAATCACAAAATCCGCTTTCGTTGCTTCAACTTCTAGTTTTGTCGAATATGAAATTCTAGATTTGGCAGCTTCGGCTTCGTTTTCACTAATTTTTGCTCTTTCCACACCTTTTTGAAAATATGAGGAAATGTCATCACTAGCTTCGGTTAGTTTTTCTTCCAAAATATCTTGCAATGTTACGTTATATCCACCAATTGCAGAAGCATAAGCAATACCTCTTCCCATTATCCCTGAACCTACTACTAATAAATTTCGTCTCATTTTATCACCCCTGGCTTATACCTTTAAAAGTATTTTTCCGATATGATCTCCTCTTTCCATAAGGGTGTGAGCTTCCCCCACTTCGTCCAAATTGAACACTTGATAAATAAAAGGCAGTAGATGCGGTCTGTTTCTTAAAAAACCAACTGCCTCGTGGAAATCAGATTGATTCCCCAGCCAAGATCCGGTAATCGTGAGTTGTTTTCCAAATATATACCGAAGATCGGTTTCAGCTTTTGTGCCGGTTGTGACTCCACAAAAGGCTAAGCGCCCACCTGTTTTTAACATCTTTAAGCTTTTCGACCACGTTTGCTTACCTACGTGATCCAAAACGACATCTACACCTTTATTTGAAGTCATATTACGGATTTCCTTAACTAATGAGTCTGACCTGACAACAATTTCACTAGCAAAACCGTATCGTTTTAGAAAATCGGCTTTCTCTTCAGAGCCAACAATACCGATCACCCTTGCTCCGATCCCATGTGCAATAGAAGTCGCAGCAAATCCAAGTCCTCCAGTTGCACCCCAAATGGCTAATGTATCGTTTGAAGTCAATTTCGCTTTGGTTACGAGTGCATTCCAGGCTGTAATATAAGATATCGGGACTGCCGCCCATTTTTCTAAGTTATCATTCGGGATTTGAACCACCTGTTTTGCCTTGACGGTTATGAATTCGGAATAGCCACCATCGATGTTATAGCCAACCACTTTAAATTCATGACATTGGGACTCCTGCCCGCTTAAACATGCTGTACAGTGGCCACATCCGACACCCGGGTAAAGCAATACCGCTTCACCGATATCAAGGTAACCAACAGCGGAACCTTTCTTAACGATTACACCTGCAATATCACTGCCTGGTACCCTGGGCAGTGTTAATTTGTCACCCGTTCCACCCTTTCTTAACCATAGATCTAAATGGTTAAGGGCACAGTATTTCACATTGATCCTAATTTCATCTTCCTTTAAAGGATGATTGTTTCCGGTGAATGAAACCTTTAACTGATCAACAGAACCGTGTTCGGCTAAAATTACAGACCTCACACCTTTACCTCCTTAGGACGACGATCTTCAAACCTTTTCAATTTTGCACGGTGTCCTCTGCCGGTATGCTTTTCGAGTGAATTGACCTGAACGACCTCTACATTGATCTTGACTCCTAATTTAGTATTCAATAATTGCTCGATGTTTTGTTGAAGGTAAGAGGAATCAAGGTTGTCAGAAGCTGGTTCAACTAATATGGTCATTTCATCACGATCCGGTTTCCCGTTGCCTTTTATCCGTTCGACGTAACAGAAGTATTCGCCATTCGTTTCCGTTTGGTCGGCAATAACCTTTCCACATGCTTCCGGCCATACGTTTACCCCACGCAATTTCACCATCGTATCGCTACGACCCTGGAAATACTTTATTTTCCGATGCCAGCTGCCACACTCGCATTGTTCAATTTCGTACATCGCAGAAATATCCTGTATGTTGTAACGGATTTGTTGAGTCCCCGTTTTATAAAGAGCTGTGACCACAATATTCCCTCTTTGCCCTGGAGGCACCGGCTTTCCTGTTTCAAAGTCGACGATTTCAACGATGAAAGCGTCTTCAAAAATGTGTAAGCCATGTTTGGCGGGGCATTCCGCTGCTACATACTGGACTTCGTGGAATGCATAAGAATCATAAACCGGCACACCGAACTTTTTCTCCACTGGAGCAGTATCACCGAACGCAAGCAGTGATTTGAAGTTAAAATCATTTTTCAAATCGTATCCCATCTTTTCGGCTGTGTCCCCAATGTGCAACAGGTAATCAGAAGTTGCGATGATGGAAGTTGTGCCAAACGTTTTAGCGAGCTCAATTTGTTTATTTGTTGGTGTTACGTTTCCAGTACTTGTCGTAATTGGAGTCACGCCTAACCAGTGCCACATTCCATGATCCATTATCCATGCTGCATTGTGAGTAGAATATGCCCAAGCATTGATTACCGCATCCCCTGGGCGAATTCCTTGTAAATAAAACGTTCTGGCACTAAGAATTGCGCCGACTTCTCTGTCCCATTGTGAGTAAATCGTTGGCCTCGGTGTCCCTGTAGTTCCACCACTCGTATAGAATCGTAACGGTGTGTGGGATCCATCTTCAAACGAGTACCTCTGGTAATCTCCGAATGGTGGTTTTCTTTCAATGCTGTCACGAATATCCTCGATCGTGTACATAGGGATTTTGTGCAGATCATCCAAGGACTTCACATCAGCAGGATCAAAATCGTATTTTTTCCATAAATTTTGATAAAAAGGGATTTGAGCTGCTTTTTCCAAAGTTTCTTTCAATCGTTTGAATTGTGTTGTTTCAATACGGTCACGTTCCCAAAGCCAAGCACCTTCCATAAACTCCTTTGGTGGCTCATATTCAGCAACCAATCGATCCCAATCTAATGACTTATAATAGTAAGGAATTTCAGTTCCCATTAACGCTCCCCCTTAGCAGTCTTATTCAACGAATACAGACTTAAACCGGAAGTACAGAAAGGCAAATGATCCAAATAAGACCTACAGCTAGAAGAATCGGCAAACAATAACCCATGAAATCTCGAACTTGTAATCTAGTACCTACTGCCAAAATTGGAAAGTACAACAATGCCCAAAACGGTTGAATCAGGTTCGTCCAGATATCGCCATAAGTGATTGCCATTACTGTTCTTTGTATATCAACATTTAATGCTTCCCCTGCAGGAATTAAAAATGGTGCAGTAGCCGTAAACTGAGAACCAGCAGATGGGACAAACATGTTGATGGCTCCAGACATTAAGAAGGTAAGGGTTGGGAAGGTTGCTTCAGTAGAAAAGCTGACGATCGCCTCTGTTAAAATAGTCGCTAGCCCCGTGCCAACCAGTATCGATGCAATTCCGCCATAAAGCGGAAACTGTAATCCGATTGATCCAGTGGCGACCAGGTTTTTCGAAAAAGATTTTGCATAGCTCATCGCATCTTTTTGGACGAGCAAGCCCATTACAAGAGCGATAAATGCAACCGAGTTAAGATTTAACCCGTCTAAACCATTTTTAGTAAAATAAACGAAGAGGTAACCCAAACCAATTAAGCCGAGGACTAATATGATCGGTCTATATGTGTTTATTTTTTCTGCAAATGACTTATGTCCAGTTGGCTGATCCGGTTCTTCTTCAGCTAATGGCTCAGCACTCGCAGCTATTTCTTCCTGAGGGTTGATTGCTAAATCGTGGTAAGTGACAATTTCTTTTTTATTTTTTGCGATAAAGTAAAATACGAGAGTGGTAATACCGACAACTAAAATACATGAGATGATATTCAGAGGAGAGAATGTCGTTTGTTCAAGTCCTATCAATCCGCCCATCAATTCGGTGAACTGACCTTCAGTAGCAACAAATAGAGGGATTGAGCCTGATATTCCTGTAAGTGAAATGGTGAATGATGAATATGCGATTGCTGAAATGAGCCGATAATCGACACCCTTGATCTGCTGTCCAAGTGATCTAGCAAAGATTGCGGTCACAACCGGCCCGATATACCAGCCGATAAAAGATGTAACTGCCCCTAAAATTCCTGTCCATAAATACGCAGCCATCGGTGTTTTAACTACATTCGCCAATTTACGAATGTACTTTTGTACAACAGGAGTATCAACTAATACTAATGCAGCTGCATACGTAAACATCAACTGGAATGCAAACGTGAATAACCATGGAATACCTTCAAACCAATAATCCAATACACCGACAATCGAACTATCTGTAAAGACAACCCCTAATACCATTGCTAACACTGTTAAAATCAATGCAAAAATCAACGCGTCAGGAAAATACCTGCTGTACCAATTAGCAACAGCCTCTGAACGAGAAAGTTTCATAATCCCCCACACTTTCATTTTTTATTGTCAGGGGACTCAAAAGACAGGGATTAATCAGACTATTTATTACCCAAGTCTTTTTGAGTCACCCTTGTCAAAATAATTTACTTATTTATTGGTGCACCGCACACTCCACAGTGATTAAAGTACTCTGGGATATCCTTTGTCCCACATTGATCACACTCAAGCATTGGCGCTCCCCATAAATGTTCCGAAGATCCTCCTGATGCTGCGCGAGCTCGGATCTTTTCGTAATCCGGTTTTCTCTTTTCGCTGAAGGCTCTCATTGATTCGTAGGTCTCGTACGACCCGGTATGCACTGAAAGCCAATCACGTGCATGTTGGACAGTCATGTTGAAAGACAGGTTTCTCCAGAAGTTTGTCTGCTCTTTCGTGTACCTTACACATTCTGGTAGCTTGTTAAGCAACTTTTTTGCTAACCTATCAACTGCGTCATCAAGCTCATGGGCTGGAACAACCTCATTGACAAGCCCCCATTCCAACGCTTTATCCGGGGTGATTTCTTCATTTAACCAAAGAATTTCTCTTGCTCTACGGTCGCCGACAATCAATGGCAACCATTGAGTTGCACCGCCAGCCGCCACGCTTCCATGGGAATTTCCAACTTGTTTAATATAACCATGGTCCGCCATGACTGCGAGGTCACAGTTTATATTGAATTCATTGCCCCCACCTACAGTAATTCCATTTAGTCTAGCAATTGTCGGCTTCCCGATGTTCTTTAACTTTTCATGTGCTTCAATAAAAGCCCCCATCCATTTCCAATAGTTCCGTGGACGATCGAGAATTTCATTGTTTTGCTCCTTCATATCTGCACCCGTACAAAACGCCTTGTCCCCTGCACCGGTTAGAACAACTACCCCAATTTCATCATCCCAAGAAGCCAATTCAAATGCTCTTGTCATTTCTCTCAAGGTTTGAAAGTTGAGGCAATTGTAAACCTCTGGCCTATTAATTGTTACAGTAGCGACTCCATCCTTTTTCTCATAGATTACCTTTTCAAAGTCCGCATCCTCCGGTTGTGTTGGGCTTAGAAAGTGGTCATTTGTTGTGTAAACACTTGTCATAAATATAGAACCTCCTGATTTTTTATAGTCACTTTTATTTAATGCAAGTATCATGCCAATTTTATAAAAACCGCTAAATTAGTATTTTTTGATTATTTGGAATTATCCGTTTAATCGAAGTGTTCAATAAATAAAAAGAACTGTTCAAAAAGTGAACAGTTCCTTAAGCCATAAGGTCTTTTTCAAGTTCCTTTATCTTTTTCCATACTGTTGTTCGACTTACCCCCAAAAGCTGGGCTACTTCCTGTTTGTTTCCATCATATTTTTGATATAGATTTCTAATGATTTCCCCTTCCATATCTTTCATTGATCCGATACTGATTTCGATTTTGGAGGAAGTAGAAGGTCTTCTATAATAATGTTGATCATCAAACACGACATCCCGAATGTCATCTGGTATGAGAGGCTTCATGACAATTACTCTTTCCAATACATTTTCCAGTTCGCGAATGTTTCCGGGCCAATTATAGGTCATCATTTCAAATAATAAATGACTGTCTAGTGATTCAAATGGAATGTTGTTTTTTCCGAGGATATGCTTGATTAGCAGGAATAAATCTTCTTTTCTTTCCCTAAGGGGTGGTAGCTTAATTTGTAAAATGTTTAAACGATAGTACAAGTCTTCACGGAATTCGTTTTCTGCAACTAGATGTTTAAGCCGTTTGTTTGAAGCAGAGATGATTCTGACATTAACCGGGATAATCTTCTCCCCACCGATCCGCATTACTTCTTTCTCTTGAAGTACTCGAAGCAGTCTAGATTGCAAATCGAGGGATAACTCCCCGATTTCATCAAGAAAGAGTGTACCTTGGTGAGCCATTTCAAATAATCCAGGCTTTCCTCCTTTTTTCGCACCTGTAAAAGCGCCTTCCTCATACCCAAACAATTCACTTTCCAATAAATCTCTCGGTAGTGCTGCACAATTTACTGCAACGAAAGGTCCCTCTTTTCGTAAGCTTTCATTATGTATACTCTGGGCAAACAATTCCTTTCCAGTGCCGCTCTCTCCGTTAATGAAAATGCTGCTGCCTGAACGGCTGAACTGTTTGGCAATTGTAATCGTCTTCTGCATGACAGCGCTTTCATGAATGATATCATTGAAGGTATGTTTCGCGAAAAAACGTTTATTGTGCAACTTCCGTCGCAATTGTCCATCTAGCTGTACTAATTTATTCACCTCTTGAAAAGTAATTACAAAGCTTTCTTCACTTTCTGCAAGTTTAATTCGGTTGACAACTAACCTCTGGCTGCCTAAGGAAACAATCTTCTTTTCTACTGTTTCTCCATCGCCATACAATTTTTGAAGAAATGGATGGTGGATTTTTTCAAGTTTCCTCCCGATAACCTCACTTGCTTTCAGACCGATCAGTTTTTCAGCGATTTCATTGTATACAAATACTCTTCCTTCGAACCCAGTTGCAATCACACCGTCAAAAGCATAGGAAATAATTGCTTCAAGATGTGTTTGCCGTAATTTTTCTTTTTCATATAGGTAGTACGTCTCTACTGCCTGATTTAATGCGTCTAAAATCGATTCACGGGCGGAATCCACAATATAGGATTTGATCCCTTTTTTAAGTGCGGTATTTGCAAGGCACTCTGCAGTCCCGACGATTACGTTTGCAATTTTACTCTCAGCAACGTCCTTAATGTGATTGGTTATATCTTTTTCATCTTGATACTGACGAAGGATGATCTGAATCGAAAACAATTCCTCTAGCAATTTCAGGTCATAATTTTGGTGGTTTTCCTTAGAGTCTATAAAAACAATCTTGTTTCCTAGTTGTTGCGCCTGCTTAAATGTTTTCAATAGATCAAAGCCATTCACTTTTATTTTGACGACAGGAATGGATAGCTTTTCATCCAAAAAAGTGGCTGTGGCCCCACGAGCAACAATTACAGATACTCCATGTTTCTCTATTAGATTTTTCGCCTGGGCAAGACCTCTTTTCAAAGCACCTTGTCTAATAAATACAGGTATATTGGTCTGTTTAGAAACTTCTTCAGCAATTCTAGTAAACTCTATGGAAGGTGAGATAATTCCAATCTTCAACTTGAAATCCCCCTATTTATTATAATCAGCTGTATTACCGAACACTTCAAAAAATCTGGTGCCAGATCAAAAAATGGGAGTAACATTGAGGGTCTTATATGGATTGAATAGTGCCTATCTGTAGACTTTCAGCTTCGAGTTCTTTAGAAAATGAAACAATCACCTCCATAAGTAAAAACATCTCTTCAGAATATAAATTTTGATCAACTGTTTGACCATCAGGAACAACTCTATTACGGGAAGCTTCAGGAACCGAATTCATTATCTTCAACTTTAAATATCCGGACACCATAACAGTATCCAGATAAACGTTCACCTCCATGTCATTCGCCCCAACTCCAGCTATATGGCAATCATTGCTGGATTGAAATTTTACATTTTGCTCTATTAAATATTTTTGGCATTTTTTAATGATCACGTCATCAAAATTCATCCGAATCAGATTGGTCAAATATTGATTCTTCTCTCCTATTGTTGGAAATTCCAACTCTTCATACGATTCTTTATGAAAATGCATTTCTTCACACTGTTTAAAAAGTTGTTTAATAGAGGGGTAAAAGGAAGGTCTATATCGATCATTTAATGTTTGAAAAATAACTTCATAGACTTTTTCGTTTGGTGTTATCACAATTGAGGATTCAAAATGATGTTCTTTTATGAATTGGGCATAAGAAGATAGGATTATGGATTTCTTATATTCACTTCTGTTTCTAGTGCTGACAGTTGCATCCTTAGCTAAATTTTGGACTAATTCAGGTGTGATGTTGCTGTAGTAGGGGACGATGTTAAGTATTTTGCTGTCCACTAGATGGTTGAAATACCCATTTAACTGAACGCAATAAGAATCTGCTTCTGCTAATAATAATAAATCATTAACATCCTGCTGAATGAATGGTTGTAGAGACTCCTTCTTTTCATTTAGAGTCTTAAGAATGCCATCTAACTGATTTTTATATTTTGCACTTATTTCAGATAAGGCCATTTCTGATACGTATAGTTTAAGTTTGTCTTTTTTGGCCAATTCAAGCAAAGTCTTATGATACACATTCTTGAAATAAGGATCTTCAATGATAATTTCAGCGTCTAAGAAAATATTCAACCATAACACCTCAACTTGTTCATTAATTTCAATTAAAATCTGATTATTCTGAAATTTAAAGACAGAATAGCTCATCTAATTGCTTAATTCGATGATTTCCATGATAATCCTCTAAATTCTTTTAGAACTTAGGCGTTTGATTATATATCAGGCTAAAAGTAAAGATGTGAAAGGATAGTAGTTTTTGGAGGCCGATTAAAAAACAGCATGGAGCGATTCTCTCACTCAAGCCCCATGTTAATCGGTTATTTTTTTCAAATTAAGGAAATGACAATGTTATTTCAATGCCTCAATATTCCTCAGGAAATAGCAAGTTTCGATGGATGATAGCAGGGTTATACCCTATATATACGACATTCTTCGAGCGGATGAAGACTATAGTCCGCTTTCTGGCTTTCTCTCACTTAAATGAAAAGCTAAATACCGGCAATCCATATGTATAATCAACATCGATACGTACACCTTTAAAATCTATGACATATTTCAAATCAGTTTCAGCAACTTTCTTTTCAGGCGATTGAAATTCTAATGCGTATGAAAACAATTCCAAGAAGTCTGCATCTAAGCCATGGGTATTTGATTTATATTTCTTATTATCGACATCAGCTTCCGTCACAAGAATGAATTTAGAGTTAGGGATTGTTTCTATCATGCATTTCTTTTCTGTATGATCTACTAAAACATCATCATTGCCTTGAAAGGATAAAATTTGAGTAGTTCCAGAAAAATTTTCATACAATGTATTCAGATTCAAATCTTGTTTGTTTTTGGTTATGTTTTTTGCTAGATAATCAAATTCGATCGCAAGAGTTGAATTTCCTAGTTGTCGATAAAGAAATCTATTCTTTGATAAATAGACTGGCTCCAACCAAGCTGAATTGTCTACGATATATGAATACAGACTAGGTGCTAATATATTACTTAAGTGAAGCAGATACGCACCATGGGAATGTCCATAGCCTATTATTCTATTCGAGTCAAACGTCAAATTATTTTCATTCAATGTAATTTTTACAGCCTCGATTGCCGATATGATATCTATTGCCTGCATATAACTCATATCATTATACTCTTCTAAACTCTCATTAAGTTTAGCTTGCAAAGGAAGTACTGTATTTTTTTCACTTAATAAATTGAACAGCACCGAAGAATCTTGATTGATTTTTTCTAGTTCTTCTATGGTAAAAATAGATTGCAGAACTTGTTTATCTGGAAAGGTAAAATTCTCAGCCTCCTGCATATATGAACTCCCAAAATAATCAGACTGGATCGTCACCATGTTGTACTTGTCGGCAAATAGTTCCCTCATTTTTTTATAGATTTTCGAATCAATATTCCCACCAAATCCAGGAACCAAAATCAACAGCCCAGTATGTGCGTTCACTCCATTCTGTGGCGTAGAAAAATCAATTCTCAACTCTCTATCACTATTGCCTACATATATGGTAGGATGCGCTGGAATTTTAATACTGTATTGTTCAGACATTATTTTTTTGTCCCCTCTAACTAAAATCATATTTGCATGAGGTACGGTTCTCCGTACGATGGTTCGTTCTCATCAGCATTAATTCGACCTTAACGCTACCTTGATAGTTAAAGGGGCTTCTTCCGGTCATACCATAGAGATACATACGATTCATAATTTGCATGGGGGGGTTAACTCCATCATCATCCTGTCCACCCATGCTATCGACTTCATTTCTGGTCCATACGTTTTGATTTTTTCTGCTGTCTATATGCTATATCATTGAATCCAAGGTTAAAGGTGTGCCTTTTTTTATATCTCT encodes the following:
- a CDS encoding alpha/beta hydrolase-fold protein is translated as MIFLKNIFIFLKFCDRLIVTTNDEVVLIFTKTENAFSSRILQQKITFHHLGYQSCETGERVVLFVQDGVDYLELGSFEQSLQTVVKETNFKGQLDAYMIHPGDSWARYHYYHPNQADHKRFVAFFHEEFYPAHIPSTKGLHKVGVLGDSLAALVNVSIAAEQPERFTHLLLQSTAYEPVKLLGESLPEQVMHWKVYQLVGLKEDDFVSPLTGQKLRILTENRKLNKRLLHLQVQVEYVEKDEEHSWEFWRQNLQKAITYFLTK
- a CDS encoding enoyl-CoA hydratase/isomerase family protein, which translates into the protein MERKHLLIDVQNNIGTITINRPEQRNSLDVESWEELRAAIRHLNDDGEVRVIVLTGAGDKSFAAGADIKWIKDRKPLDIYGSAVQDVLLELYKSYKPIIAAVNGYALGGGCELMTACDFRIASSRAKMGQPEINLGILPAGGGTQQLTKIVGLQHAKELILTGKIISADEAYRIGLVNEVVEHEFLMDKVYSLASELASKPPVALKLAKIALNESATADLSTGLALEKALQAVLFGTKDKVEGTEAFFDKREPKFVGE
- a CDS encoding 3-hydroxyacyl-CoA dehydrogenase, with amino-acid sequence MRRNLLVVGSGIMGRGIAYASAIGGYNVTLQDILEEKLTEASDDISSYFQKGVERAKISENEAEAAKSRISYSTKLEVEATKADFVIEAVPEKIEIKRTVFETLDEHCPSDTVLATNTSTMSPTEIGAFTKRPDKVIAMHFFNPVPKMKLVEIIRGLETSDETSEITKTVAVNMKKETVIVNEFPGFVTSRISSLVGNEAFNMLMEGVGTPEEIDRAIELGLNYPMGPFKLGDMVGLDTRLSNLEYLHSTLGERFRPSPLLVKYVKAGRLGKKTGRGVYDYSTQSEALRDGTKTPVN
- a CDS encoding zinc-binding dehydrogenase; its protein translation is MRSVILAEHGSVDQLKVSFTGNNHPLKEDEIRINVKYCALNHLDLWLRKGGTGDKLTLPRVPGSDIAGVIVKKGSAVGYLDIGEAVLLYPGVGCGHCTACLSGQESQCHEFKVVGYNIDGGYSEFITVKAKQVVQIPNDNLEKWAAVPISYITAWNALVTKAKLTSNDTLAIWGATGGLGFAATSIAHGIGARVIGIVGSEEKADFLKRYGFASEIVVRSDSLVKEIRNMTSNKGVDVVLDHVGKQTWSKSLKMLKTGGRLAFCGVTTGTKAETDLRYIFGKQLTITGSWLGNQSDFHEAVGFLRNRPHLLPFIYQVFNLDEVGEAHTLMERGDHIGKILLKV
- a CDS encoding phenylacetate--CoA ligase family protein; translated protein: MGTEIPYYYKSLDWDRLVAEYEPPKEFMEGAWLWERDRIETTQFKRLKETLEKAAQIPFYQNLWKKYDFDPADVKSLDDLHKIPMYTIEDIRDSIERKPPFGDYQRYSFEDGSHTPLRFYTSGGTTGTPRPTIYSQWDREVGAILSARTFYLQGIRPGDAVINAWAYSTHNAAWIMDHGMWHWLGVTPITTSTGNVTPTNKQIELAKTFGTTSIIATSDYLLHIGDTAEKMGYDLKNDFNFKSLLAFGDTAPVEKKFGVPVYDSYAFHEVQYVAAECPAKHGLHIFEDAFIVEIVDFETGKPVPPGQRGNIVVTALYKTGTQQIRYNIQDISAMYEIEQCECGSWHRKIKYFQGRSDTMVKLRGVNVWPEACGKVIADQTETNGEYFCYVERIKGNGKPDRDEMTILVEPASDNLDSSYLQQNIEQLLNTKLGVKINVEVVQVNSLEKHTGRGHRAKLKRFEDRRPKEVKV
- a CDS encoding TIGR00366 family protein, with the translated sequence MKLSRSEAVANWYSRYFPDALIFALILTVLAMVLGVVFTDSSIVGVLDYWFEGIPWLFTFAFQLMFTYAAALVLVDTPVVQKYIRKLANVVKTPMAAYLWTGILGAVTSFIGWYIGPVVTAIFARSLGQQIKGVDYRLISAIAYSSFTISLTGISGSIPLFVATEGQFTELMGGLIGLEQTTFSPLNIISCILVVGITTLVFYFIAKNKKEIVTYHDLAINPQEEIAASAEPLAEEEPDQPTGHKSFAEKINTYRPIILVLGLIGLGYLFVYFTKNGLDGLNLNSVAFIALVMGLLVQKDAMSYAKSFSKNLVATGSIGLQFPLYGGIASILVGTGLATILTEAIVSFSTEATFPTLTFLMSGAINMFVPSAGSQFTATAPFLIPAGEALNVDIQRTVMAITYGDIWTNLIQPFWALLYFPILAVGTRLQVRDFMGYCLPILLAVGLIWIICLSVLPV
- a CDS encoding enoyl-CoA hydratase/isomerase family protein translates to MTSVYTTNDHFLSPTQPEDADFEKVIYEKKDGVATVTINRPEVYNCLNFQTLREMTRAFELASWDDEIGVVVLTGAGDKAFCTGADMKEQNNEILDRPRNYWKWMGAFIEAHEKLKNIGKPTIARLNGITVGGGNEFNINCDLAVMADHGYIKQVGNSHGSVAAGGATQWLPLIVGDRRAREILWLNEEITPDKALEWGLVNEVVPAHELDDAVDRLAKKLLNKLPECVRYTKEQTNFWRNLSFNMTVQHARDWLSVHTGSYETYESMRAFSEKRKPDYEKIRARAASGGSSEHLWGAPMLECDQCGTKDIPEYFNHCGVCGAPINK